Proteins from one Cicer arietinum cultivar CDC Frontier isolate Library 1 chromosome 3, Cicar.CDCFrontier_v2.0, whole genome shotgun sequence genomic window:
- the LOC101508020 gene encoding nuclear transport factor 2, with amino-acid sequence MATSEQQAPPKTPAPDVVGNAFVDQYYHMLHESPQLVHRFYQEVSKLGRPEPNGIMGITTTMTEIDKKILSLGYSELSAEIISVDAQESYDGGVIVLVTGFMMGKDDIKQKFTQCFFLAPQEKGYFVLNDVFRYVDENEIKGSDREIGSPATPDNDPSVLETQVSEQISVTAEDGDGEEVYNPENEQVSAEEEEAPVPEVLDEIPDDSQMVAGLASQIEEVPKKSYASIVKVMKEGGAAPLPAVSVKSASKVQEQQSTVAPPPPSMSETNGSSIINTNEGGNNQETEAEGYSIYLKGLPPNATPALLENEFKKFGPIKSGGIQVRAQKGFYFGFVEFEVASAVQSALEVSPILINGRHVVVEEKKSTNRGYTRGRFSSGRAPGYRVEAARGRGNFGNSRSFVRGDFNGRGDFNGRGDFNGRGDFNGRGEYGHRNGNRGGFPNRGADGYQRNDHTGTNGGRMNRTGGPSVNSAPKPTALRVPASA; translated from the exons ATGGCAACTTCAGAGCAACAAGCTCCACCCAAAACTCCGGCACCTGATGTT GTTGGTAATGCTTTTGTTGATCAGTATTACCATATGTTGCATGAAAGCCCTCAGCTAGTGCATAGGTTTTACCAAGAAGTCAGTAAGCTTGGTCGTCCTGAACCCAATGGTATCATGGGCATCACAACCACAATGACT GAAATTGACAAGAAGATACTATCATTGGGTTATAGTGAACTTAGTGCGGAGATCATATctgtggatgcacaagagtccTATGATGGGGGAGTCATTGTCTTGGTTACTGGGTTTATGATGGGAAAGGATGACATTAAGCAGAAATTTACTCAATGTTTCTTCCTTGCTCCTCAAGAGAAAGGCTACTTTGTTCTGAATGATGTTTTCAGATATGttgatgaaaatgaaattaaagGCTCTGATCGTGAAATTGGATCTCCTGCCACTCCTGACAATG ATCCTTCTGTGCTGGAGACACAAGTTTCAGAACAAATATCTGTGACTGCTGAGGATGGTGACGGGGAAGAAGTCTACAACCCAGAAAATGAGCAAGTGTCGGCTGAAGAAGAGGAGGCTCCTGTTCCTGAGGTTCTCGATGAAATTCCTGATGATTCACAGATGGTAGCTGGATTGGCatcccaaattgaagaagttccCAAAAAGTCTTATGCCTCTATT GTTAAGGTCATGAAAGAGGGTGGTGCAGCACCGCTGCCAGCTGTTTCTGTGAAATCTGCCAGTAAGGTTCAAGAACAGCAGAGTACTGTTGCACCTCCACCACCTAGCATGTCAGAAACAAATGGTTCTAGTATTATAAATACTAATGAAGGTGGAAACAATCAAGAAACTGAAG CTGAGGGCTATTCAATTTATTTGAAAGGGCTCCCCCCAAATGCTACACCTGCCCTTCTGGAGAATGAGTTCAAGAAGTTTGGACCTATAAAGAGTGGTGGTATCCAAGTTAGGGCGCAAAAG GGATTTTACTTTGGCTTTGTGGAGTTTGAAGTGGCTAGTGCTGTGCAAAGTGCTCTTGAG GTTTCACCAATTCTGATTAATGGCCGTCATGttgttgttgaggaaaagaaATCAACTAATCGAG GTTATACAAGGGGGCGTTTCTCATCTGGAAGGGCACCGGGTTACAGGGTTGAGGCTGCAAGAGGGCGTGGAAACTTTGGAAATAGCCGAAGTTTTGTTCGTGGAGACTTCAATGGTCGTGGAGACTTCAACGGTCGTGGAGACTTCAATGGGCGTGGAGACTTTAATGGCAGAGGGGAATATGGACATAGGAATGGCAATCGGGGTGGGTTTCCAAATCGTGGAGCTGATGGGTATCAGAGAAACGATCATACGGGAACCAATGGTGGCCGCATGAATCGAACTGGCGGGCCTTCTGTTAATTCAGCACCCAAACCTACTGCTCTTCGTGTACCTGCTTCTGCTTGA
- the LOC101507690 gene encoding galacturonosyltransferase 8 yields MANPRFTRSRIRIFSFSFTLIIALCIFFTLSFLFTAHSFSSHQPHHLDSDGGVGHGYESIGRSVLALKTDPLKPRLDQIRKQADDHKSLALMYASYARKLKLESSKLVRIFAELSRNFSDLMGKPQYKTLFSNDAVPVDELVVRQLEKEVKERIKTTRQVVGEAKESFDNQLKIQKLKDTIFAVNEQLTKAKKQGAFSSLIAAKSIPKSLHCLSMRLMEEXXXHPDKYIDEGKPTPPEVEDPNLYHYALFSDNVVAASVVVNSATKNAKEPWKHVFHVVTDKMNLGAMQVMFKLKDYNGAHIEVKAVEDYKFLNSSYVPVLRQLESANLQRFYFENKLENATKDTTNMKFRNPKYLSILNHLRFYLPEMYPKLHKVLFLDDDIVVQKDLTGLWKIDMDGKVNGAVETCFGSFHRYAQYMNFSHPLIKARFNPKACAWAYGMNFFDLDAWRREKCTEEYHYWQNLNENRTLWKLGTLPPGLITYYSTTKPLDKSWHVLGLGYNPSISMDEINNAAVVHFNGNMKPWLDIAMTQFKPLWSKYVDYELEFVQACNFGI; encoded by the exons ATGGCGAATCCTCGTTTTACACGTTCCAGGATCCGAATCTTCagcttctctttcacactcatcATCGCTCTCTGCATTTTCTTCACTCTCTCTTTTCTCTTCACTGCTCATTCCTTTTCCTCTCATCAACCACACCACTTG GATTCTGATGGTGGTGTTGGTCATGGATACGAATCAATAGGGAGGTCTGTTTTGGCATTGAAAACGGATCCTCTCAAGCCGAGGTTGGACCAGATCCGTAAGCAAGCTGATGATCATAAATCTTTGGCCCTTATGTATGCTTCTTATGCACGAAAGCTCAAGCTTGAGAGCTCAAAGCTTGTTAGGATTTTCGCGGAACTATCACGTAACTTCTCAGATTTGATGGGCAAACCTCAATACAAGACTCTTTTTAGCAACGATGCTGTCCCTGTTGATGAATTGGTGGTTCGTCAATTAGAGAAGGAAGTGAAGGAGCGCATTAAAACCACACGACAGGTGGTCGGCGAAGCCAAGGAGTCCTTTGATAACCAGCTCAAGATTCAGAAGCTGAAGGATACGATTTTCGCTGTGAATGAGCAGCTAACGAAGGCGAAGAAACAGGGTGCTTTCTCGAGTTTGATTGCAGCCAAGTCCATTCCAAAGAGCTTGCATTGTCTATCGATGAGGCTAATGGAAGAG NNNNNNNNTCATCCGGATAAGTATATAGATGAAGGGAAGCCTACTCCTCCCGAAGTTGAAGATCCTAATCTTTACCACTACGCCTTGTTCTCAGACAACGTTGTGGCTGCATCTGTTGTGGTTAATTCAGCAACAAAGAACGCGAAGGAACCGTGGAAGCATGTGTTTCATGTTGTGACCGACAAGATGAATCTTGGAGCTATGCAAGTGATGTTTAAGTTGAAGGATTATAATGGTGCACACATTGAGGTTAAAGCAGTTGAGGATTACAAATTCCTGAATTCTTCTTACGTGCCGGTCCTTCGACAACTGGAATCTGCTAACCTACAACGATTTTACTTTGAGAACAAGCTCGAGAATGCTACAAAGGATACGACAAATATGAAGTTCAggaatccaaaatatttgtcAATATTGAATCATTTGAGATTCTACTTGCCTGAAATGTATCCAAAGTTGCATAAAGTTTTGTTTTTGGATGATGACATAGTAGTTCAGAAGGACCTTACCGGGTTATGGAAGATTGATATGGACGGCAAGGTGAATGGAGCTGTAGAAACATGTTTTGGGTCATTCCATAGATACGCGCAGTACATGAATTTCTCGCATCCTTTGATCAAAGCTCGGTTTAATCCAAAGGCTTGTGCATGGGCTTATGGAATGAATTTCTTTGATTTGGATGCTTGGAGAAGGGAAAAATGCACAGAAGAGTATCATTACTGGCAGAATCTG AACGAGAACCGAACACTATGGAAGTTAGGGACATTGCCACCCGGTCTAATCACATATTATTCAACAACGAAGCCACTTGACAAGTCATGGCACGTTTTGGGACTCGGTTATAACCCGAGTATAAGCATGGATGAGATTAATAATGCAGCAGTGGTGCACTTCAATGGTAACATGAAACCATGGCTTGACATTGCAATGACACAATTCAAGCCACTTTGGTCAAAGTATGTTGATTATGAGTTAGAGTTTGTTCAAGCCTGCAATTTTGGCATCTAA
- the LOC101507381 gene encoding uncharacterized protein, producing the protein MSELSFSNTLNNNNEFSSNLFFILSNFCFSIFSHPLYFSYFLFFSPYILKLLSFLSPLFITTTLLLLVALLTFTPNLVHQKGISKTTSYELSESKFCFLLSTFQNFLAWFVSEVDEKDDEFGLVDELEAYLVMFQASIFEIHEPKLVEDCSELSEEAFEEAHEEECSSEVEEELNVKLDDEIENQVEKVDDHEVESIKPVSDVKRLVSLFQEYAELENVSCEKEEKEVKKTILLLNSKFNKVEESEKQWSIRSGSKVKSNRDMFGNKVRGNSDEEHAFVAKVKVKKLESPQRNIKENDSGELCSTNLGSFGSMRVEKEWRRTLACKLFEERHNNSDGSEGMDMLWETYDEKESNKVVGMKKSNTKRGKKSEVECSEDEDEDEDEIGAKLCCLQALKFSTGKMNLGMGRPNLLKFSKALKGIGWLHHVGKNGKKNNH; encoded by the coding sequence atgagTGAGTTATCTTTCTCAAACactctcaacaacaacaatgagTTCTCTAGTAACCTATTCTTTATCTTGTCCAATTTTTGTTTCTCCATTTTTTCTCACCCTTTATACTTTTCTTACTTTCTCTTCTTTTCTCCTTATATTCTTAAACTTCTCTCTTTTCTTTCTCCTTTGTTCATCACTACTACCCTTCTTCTCCTTGTTGCTCTTCTCACTTTCACTCCCAACCTTGTTCATCAAAAGGGTATTTCCAAAACTACTAGTTATGAGCTTTCTGAgtccaaattttgttttttactttctacttttcaaaattttctagcATGGTTTGTTTCTGAAGTTGATGAAAAAGATGATGAATTTGGTTTGGTTGATGAGTTGGAAGCATACTTGGTTATGTTCCAAGCTTCAATCTTTGAAATTCATGAGCCAAAATTAGTGGAAGATTGTTCAGAATTATCAGAAGAAGCTTTTGAAGAAGCACATGAAGAAGAATGTTCAAGTGAAGTGGAAGAAGAGTTAAATGTGAAGTTGGATGATGAAATTGAAAACCAAGTTGAGAAAGTTGATGATCATGAAGTTGAATCCATTAAGCCAGTTTCTGATGTTAAGAGACTAGTAAGCTTGTTCCAAGAATATGCAGAGTTAGAAAATGTGTCttgtgaaaaagaagaaaaagaagtcAAAAAGACTATACTATTATTGAATTCTAAATTCAATAAAGTTGaagaaagtgaaaaacaatggtCCATTAGAAGTGGATCCAAAGTGAAAAGTAATAGAGACATGTTTGGAAATAAAGTGAGAGGTAATAGTGATGAAGAACATGCTTTTGTAGCAAAAGTGAAAGTGAAAAAACTTGAGAGTCCACAGAGAAATATTAAGGAGAATGATAGTGGAGAACTTTGTTCTACTAATCTTGGAAGTTTTGGTTCAATGAGAGTGGAAAAAGAATGGAGAAGGACATTGGCTTGTAAGCTTTTTGAAGAAAGACACAATAATAGTGATGGAAGTGAAGGAATGGATATGCTTTGGGAAACATATGATGAGAAAGAATCAAATAAGGTTGTTGGTATGAAGAAAAGTAACACTAAGAGAGGGAAGAAAAGTGAAGTTGAGTGTAGTGAGGATGAGGATGAGGACGAAGATGAGATAGGAGCTAAGTTGTGTTGTTTGCAAGCTTTGAAATTCTCAACTGGGAAAATGAATTTGGGAATGGGAAGGCCTAACCTTCTTAAATTCTCCAAAGCTTTGAAAGGCATTGGATGGTTGCATCATGTAGGCAAGAATGGAAAGAAGAATAAccattga